In Antennarius striatus isolate MH-2024 chromosome 8, ASM4005453v1, whole genome shotgun sequence, a single window of DNA contains:
- the dclk2a gene encoding serine/threonine-protein kinase DCLK2 — MSLSRSIEFEHFEEREKPHRTPRTNSASGSQSGSKGNGLLPSPAHSAHCSFYRTRTLQSLTSEKKARKVRFYRNGDKYFKGLVYAVSHDRFRSLDALLMELTRSLSDNVNLPQGVRMLYALDGGRKITSLDELVEGESYVCASNEPFRRVDYTKNVNPNWSVGCKTGASRSLSCLLPLRGDQQREAKDFIKPKLVTIIRSGVKPRKAVRVLLNKKTAHSLEQVLTDITDAIKLDSGAVKRLYTLEGKQITCLQDFFGDDDVFIACGPEKHRYAQDDFVLDHSECRVLKSSHSRSATPNRTAKSPVTSRRSKSPGSARQTVQYSSSQSPVKSPVNGVSGSQVSTSRSTKSSTPSPTSPRPLPCMKISPSHHNSLPNVNGSLNNHQEPQTTNRLSPEANGNHYPPASTILEKYKVGKVIGDGNFAVVKECVERSTGKEYALKIIDKAKCRGKEHLIENEVAVLRKVKHPNIIMLMEEVDTSSELYLVMELVKGGDLFDSITSSAKYTEGDASVMVRNLAGALKYLHGINIVHRDIKPENLLVFENPDGTKSLKLGDFGLATLVEGPLYTICGTPTYVAPEIILESGYGLKVDIWAAGVITYILLCGFPPFRSEDNMQEDLFDQILQGRLEYPSPYWDNVTDSAKELIGMMLQVDAEARFTAQDILSHPWVTDEAVIMNNMKMEVTGKLKTHFNSVPKHRGAEAGVSVIMNTALDKETLHLATRRCPGPPRVPCLPSLASKNVHSAAPVKPAALMKSSPAKRASRTKEPKLPSLPSPTRTAPLQAARTATPPAPGAPSTCFLSPTGYADIPPSSPASSLHSSPPPSAVTFLPVSTSPLPFQSQGSPSPSTPIAPFIYTTPSTPVLCPSPSFPSKPTLMSSSMSPTNDKTSPSSSSPAKQASPSPGSPIQPSVFFPLSSPIEQPSSPSPIHPTLFPSPPSTPPRSATPPSPDIPPSSSPLPAKELMETL, encoded by the exons ATGTCGCTCAGCAGGAGTATTGAATtcgaacactttgaggaacggGAGAAGCCGCACCGAACACCGAGAACCAACTCAGCGTCTGGGTCTCAGTCCGGCTCCAAAGGCAACGGGCTGCTCCCCAGTCCGGCGCACAGTGCGCACTGTAGTTTCTACCGGACGCGCACTCTCCAGTCCCTCACGTCCGAGAAAAAAGCCAGAAAAGTGCGTTTTTACCGAAATGGGGACAAATACTTTAAAGGTTTGGTGTATGCCGTGTCCCACGATCGGTTCCGGTCTCTGGACGCGCTGCTCATGGAGCTCACACGGTCCCTGTCGGACAACGTCAACCTCCCTCAGGGGGTCAGGATGTTATACGCGCTGGATGGAGGCAGGAAGATCACCAGTCTGGATGAGTTAGTAGAGG GTGAGAGTTACGTGTGCGCCTCAAACGAGCCCTTCCGGCGCGTGGACTACACCAAAAACGTCAACCCAAACTGGTCTGTGGGCTGCAAGACGGGCGCGTCTCGCTccctctcctgtctcctcccGCTCAGGGGTGACCAGCAACGCGAGGCCAAGGACTTCATCAAACCCAAGCTGGTGACCATCATCCGCAGCGGCGTCAAACCTCGCAAGGCGGTGCGGGTGCTGCTCAATAAGAAGACGGCGCACTCCTTGGAGCAGGTGCTCACCGACATCACCGACGCCATCAAGCTGGATTCCGGAGCCGTGAAGAGATTGTACACACTGGAGGGCAAGCAG ATCACCTGCCTGCAGGACTTCTTCGGGGACGACGACGTCTTCATAGCGTGCGGCCCGGAGAAGCACCGCTACGCCCAAGATGACTTTGTGTTGGATCACAGCG AATGCAGAGTGCTTAAGTCATCCCACAGCCGCTCCGCTACTCCAAACCGCACAGCTAAGAGCCCGGTAACATCCCGACGCAGCAAGTCTCCAGGTTCAG CGAGACAAACGGTCCAGTACTCCAGCAGTCAGTCTCCAGTCAAATCCCCAG TAAATGGAGTCTCAGGCAGCCAGGTCTCAACTTCAAGATCCACTAAGTCGTCCACGCCGTCCCCCACCAGCCCCCGACCCCTCCCCTGTATGAAG ATTTCTCCTTCGCATCACAACTCCCTGCCCAACGTAAATGGATCTTTGAACAACCACCAGGAGCCACAAACAACCAATCGACTGAGTCCAGAGG CCAACGGCAACCATTATCCTCCCGCCTCCACCATCTTGGAAAAATACAAAGTCGGCAAGGTCATCGGGGACGGCAACTTCGCCGTGGTCAAAGAGTGTGTGGAGAG GTCCACGGGAAAAGAGTATGCCCTCAAGATCATCGATAAGGCCAAGTGTCGCGGAAAG GAGCATCTGATAGAGAACGAGGTCGCTGTGCTGCGGAAGGTGAAACATCCCAACATCATCATGTTGATGGAGGAGGTCGACACTTCCTCTGAGCTCTACCTCGTCATGGAGCTGGTCAAG GGAGGAGATTTGTTTGATTCCATCACCTCCTCGGCCAAATACACGGAAGGAGACGCGTCCGTCATGGTTCGTAACCTCGCCGGCGCCCTGAAGTACCTGCACGGCATCAACATCGTCCACAGGGACATCAAACCGGAGAACCTGCTG GTGTTTGAGAATCCAGACGGCACCAAGTCCTTGAAGCTCGGGGACTTCGGTTTGGCCACGTTGGTGGAAGGACCTCTGTACACCATCTGTGGAACCCCGACATACGTGGCTCCAGAAATCATCCTGGAGTCCGG CTACGGTCTGAAGGTGGATATCTGGGCTGCGGGCGTCATCACCTACATCCTTCTGTGTGGTTTCCCTCCATTTAGGAG TGAGGACAACATGCAAGAGGATCTGTTTGACCAGATCCTTCAGGGACGCCTGGAGTATCCCAGTCCTTACTGGGACAACGTCACTGACTCAGCCAAG GAGCTGATTGGAATGATGCTGCAGGTCGACGCCGAGGCTCGATTCACCGCTCAGGACATTCTCTCCCACCCTTGGGTCACG GATGAGGCGGTCATTATGAACAACATGAAGATGGAGGTCACCGGTAAACTGAAGACTCACTTTAACAGCGTGCCGAAGCACCGCGGCGCCGAAGCCGGGGTGTCGGTCATTATG AACACAGCTCTAGATAAGGAGACCCTCCACCTAGCCACCCGTCGTTGCCCTGGCCCCCCAAGAGTGCCGTGTTTACCCTCCTTGGCGAGCAAGAACGTCCATTCTGCCGCTCCGGTCAAACCAGCCGCGCTGATGAAGTCCTCCCCGGCCAAACGGGCGTCACGCACCAAAGAACCCAAACTCCCCAGCCTACCTTCACCCACCAGGACGGCTCCTCTCCAGGCTGCCAGGACAGcgacccccccagcccccggGGCTCCATCCACCTGCTTCCTGTCCCCAACTGGCTACGCCGACATCCCCCCGTCTTCTCCGGCCAGttcccttcattcctctcctccaccCTCAGCGGTTACctttcttcctgtttccaccTCTCCTCTTCCCTTCCAATCCCAAGGAAgtccctccccctccaccccGATCGCTCCTTTCATCTACACGACTCCCTCCACGCCCGTGTTGTGTCCTTCCCCATCATTTCCATCCAAACCAACCCTAATGTCCTCCTCTATGTCCCCCACCAATGACAAAACATCCCCGTCTTCTTCTTCACCAGCAAAACAAGCTTCTCCCTCCCCAGGCTCCCCCATCCAGCCCAGCGTAttcttccctctctcttcccCAATCGAACAACCTTCCTCCCCTTCTcccatccatccaaccctgttTCCCTCTCCCCCTTCTACACCCCCCAGATCTGCAACCCCACCCTCCCCTGATATCCCTCCTTCTTCTAGCCCCCTACCTGCTAAGGAGCTCATGGAGACACTTTAA